A region of Vespula vulgaris chromosome 1, iyVesVulg1.1, whole genome shotgun sequence DNA encodes the following proteins:
- the LOC127064864 gene encoding bifunctional 3'-phosphoadenosine 5'-phosphosulfate synthase 2-like isoform X1, whose product MNSPRKNGSTEKMDVENEKCNLTNGINKSTIATNVSSQAHHVSRAKRGQAVGTVRGFRGCTIWMTGLSGAGKTSISFKLEEFLVSQGIPAYGLDGDNVRTGLNRNLGFSKEDREENVRRVAEVAKLFADGGVITLCSFVSPFEEDRRMARKIHEDSELPFFEIFVNASLKICEARDVKGLYKKARSGIIKGFTGIDQKYEIPIKPDLIVNTENATLEESTARVIEFLENRSIIPKMYGLGRSVHELFVPESMIEDVEKEAQNLQAIEINEVDLQWIQVLAEGWAAPLKGFMKEKQYLQSQHFNCLTENGVQINQSIPIVLAVNDDDKERCQNVTSLTLRYNGRNMAILRNPEFYFHRKEESCSRVFGTNDIRHPYIKMIYETGDWLIGGELEVIERIRWNDGLDEYRLTPNEIRAKCREMGADAVFAFQLRNPIHNGHALLMQDTRKRLLERGYRKPVLLLHPLGGWTKDDDVPLAVRIKQHQAVLEDGILHEDTILAIFPSPMLYAGPTEVQWHAKGRLIAGANFYIVGRDPAGIPHPNKDATPDGNLYDSTHGARVLSMAPGLQNLEIIPFRVAAYDVKQRSMAFYDPERQSDFIFISGTKMRNLAKSGENPPEDFMAPKAWKILSEYYQGINNN is encoded by the exons ACAATCGCGACTAATGTAAGTTCACAAGCTCATCATGTGTCTAGAGCGAAACGTGGCCAAGCCGTTGGTACTGTTCGCGGTTTTCGTGGATGTACTATATGGATGACTGGACTTTCTGGAGCTGGAAAGACCTCGATATCGTTCAAGTTAGAAGAATTTCTTGTATCTCAG GGTATACCGGCTTACGGTTTGGATGGAGATAACGTACGGACTGGTTTGAATCGGAACTTGGGTTTTAGTAAAGAAGATCGCGAAGAAAATGTCCGACGTGTGGCCGAAGTGGCCAAGTTGTTTGCCGATGGAGGTGTCATTACTCTATGTAGCTTCGTTTCACCTTTCGAGGAGGACAGGAGAATGGCTCGAAAAATTCACGAAGATTCGGAATTGCCCTTCTTCGAGATATTCGTTAACGCGTCGTTGAAGATCTGTGAGGCACGAGACGTAAAGGGTCTTTACAAAAAAGCTAGATCTGGTATCATTAAGGGCTTTACTGGCATCGATCAAAAGTACGAAATACCTATTAAGCCTGATCTCATTGTTAACACGGAAAATGCAACATTAGAAGAATCTACGGCGAGAGTCATCGAATTTCTCGAAAATCGTAGCATCATACCAAAGATGTACGGATTGGGAAGATCTGTCCATGAATTATTTGTTCCTGAATCTATGATCGAAGATGTTGAAAAAGAAGCACAAAATTTACAAGCGATCGAAATCAACGAAGTAGATCTTCAATGGATTCAAGTTCTCGCTGAAGGTTGGGCAGCTCCACTTAAAGGATtcatgaaagagaaacaatatttacaa TCTCAACATTTCAACTGTCTCACGGAAAATGGCGTACAGATCAATCAGTCGATCCCAATAGTTCTTGCTGTTAACGATGACGACAAGGAACGTTGTCAGAACGTTACATCTTTGACATtgagatacaatggaagaaaTATGGCGATTCTTAGAAAtccagaattttattttcatcggaAGGAAGAAAGTTGTTCGCGAGTATTTGGCACAAATGATATCCGTCAtccttatataaaaatgatatacgaAACCGGAGATTGGTTGATCGGTGGTGAACTCGAGGTAATTGAAAGAATACGATGGAACGATGGTCTCGATGAGTACAGATTGACTCCTAACGAGATCAGAGCAAAGTGTCGTGAGATGGGAGCGGACGCGGTATTTGCTTTTCAACTTCGAAATCCTATACACAATGGACACGCCCTTCTTATGCAG GATACTAGAAAACGTTTGCTCGAACGTGGTTATCGTAAACCTGTTCTTCTTTTGCATCCTCTGGGTGGTTGGACGAAAGATGACGATGTACCTTTAGCAGTCAGAATAAAACAACATCAAGCTGTCCTCGAAGATGGTATCTTACACGAGGATACGATTTTAGCTATATTCCCTAGTCCCATGTTGTATGCTGGACCAACAGAA GTACAATGGCATGCCAAAGGTAGACTAATCGCTGGTGCTAACTTTTATATCGTTGGCAGAGATCCTGCCGGTATACCACATCCAAATAAAGACGCTACACCTGATGGTAATCTATATGATAGTACTCATGGTGCTAGAGTACTTTCGATGGCTCCTGGTCTTCAAAACCTTGAGATTATACCTTTTCGAGTAGCTGCTTACGACGTGAAACAACGGAGTATGGCGTTCTATGATCCCGAAAGACAaagcgattttatttttatttcaggaACGAAAATGCGAA ATCTAGCCAAATCTGGCGAGAACCCACCAGAAGATTTTATGGCACCCAAAGCATGGAAAATTTTATCAGAATATTACCAGGGAATAAATAACAATTGA
- the LOC127064864 gene encoding bifunctional 3'-phosphoadenosine 5'-phosphosulfate synthase 2-like isoform X2 encodes MGILTRQKTENQNSAKQTIATNVSSQAHHVSRAKRGQAVGTVRGFRGCTIWMTGLSGAGKTSISFKLEEFLVSQGIPAYGLDGDNVRTGLNRNLGFSKEDREENVRRVAEVAKLFADGGVITLCSFVSPFEEDRRMARKIHEDSELPFFEIFVNASLKICEARDVKGLYKKARSGIIKGFTGIDQKYEIPIKPDLIVNTENATLEESTARVIEFLENRSIIPKMYGLGRSVHELFVPESMIEDVEKEAQNLQAIEINEVDLQWIQVLAEGWAAPLKGFMKEKQYLQSQHFNCLTENGVQINQSIPIVLAVNDDDKERCQNVTSLTLRYNGRNMAILRNPEFYFHRKEESCSRVFGTNDIRHPYIKMIYETGDWLIGGELEVIERIRWNDGLDEYRLTPNEIRAKCREMGADAVFAFQLRNPIHNGHALLMQDTRKRLLERGYRKPVLLLHPLGGWTKDDDVPLAVRIKQHQAVLEDGILHEDTILAIFPSPMLYAGPTEVQWHAKGRLIAGANFYIVGRDPAGIPHPNKDATPDGNLYDSTHGARVLSMAPGLQNLEIIPFRVAAYDVKQRSMAFYDPERQSDFIFISGTKMRNLAKSGENPPEDFMAPKAWKILSEYYQGINNN; translated from the exons ACAATCGCGACTAATGTAAGTTCACAAGCTCATCATGTGTCTAGAGCGAAACGTGGCCAAGCCGTTGGTACTGTTCGCGGTTTTCGTGGATGTACTATATGGATGACTGGACTTTCTGGAGCTGGAAAGACCTCGATATCGTTCAAGTTAGAAGAATTTCTTGTATCTCAG GGTATACCGGCTTACGGTTTGGATGGAGATAACGTACGGACTGGTTTGAATCGGAACTTGGGTTTTAGTAAAGAAGATCGCGAAGAAAATGTCCGACGTGTGGCCGAAGTGGCCAAGTTGTTTGCCGATGGAGGTGTCATTACTCTATGTAGCTTCGTTTCACCTTTCGAGGAGGACAGGAGAATGGCTCGAAAAATTCACGAAGATTCGGAATTGCCCTTCTTCGAGATATTCGTTAACGCGTCGTTGAAGATCTGTGAGGCACGAGACGTAAAGGGTCTTTACAAAAAAGCTAGATCTGGTATCATTAAGGGCTTTACTGGCATCGATCAAAAGTACGAAATACCTATTAAGCCTGATCTCATTGTTAACACGGAAAATGCAACATTAGAAGAATCTACGGCGAGAGTCATCGAATTTCTCGAAAATCGTAGCATCATACCAAAGATGTACGGATTGGGAAGATCTGTCCATGAATTATTTGTTCCTGAATCTATGATCGAAGATGTTGAAAAAGAAGCACAAAATTTACAAGCGATCGAAATCAACGAAGTAGATCTTCAATGGATTCAAGTTCTCGCTGAAGGTTGGGCAGCTCCACTTAAAGGATtcatgaaagagaaacaatatttacaa TCTCAACATTTCAACTGTCTCACGGAAAATGGCGTACAGATCAATCAGTCGATCCCAATAGTTCTTGCTGTTAACGATGACGACAAGGAACGTTGTCAGAACGTTACATCTTTGACATtgagatacaatggaagaaaTATGGCGATTCTTAGAAAtccagaattttattttcatcggaAGGAAGAAAGTTGTTCGCGAGTATTTGGCACAAATGATATCCGTCAtccttatataaaaatgatatacgaAACCGGAGATTGGTTGATCGGTGGTGAACTCGAGGTAATTGAAAGAATACGATGGAACGATGGTCTCGATGAGTACAGATTGACTCCTAACGAGATCAGAGCAAAGTGTCGTGAGATGGGAGCGGACGCGGTATTTGCTTTTCAACTTCGAAATCCTATACACAATGGACACGCCCTTCTTATGCAG GATACTAGAAAACGTTTGCTCGAACGTGGTTATCGTAAACCTGTTCTTCTTTTGCATCCTCTGGGTGGTTGGACGAAAGATGACGATGTACCTTTAGCAGTCAGAATAAAACAACATCAAGCTGTCCTCGAAGATGGTATCTTACACGAGGATACGATTTTAGCTATATTCCCTAGTCCCATGTTGTATGCTGGACCAACAGAA GTACAATGGCATGCCAAAGGTAGACTAATCGCTGGTGCTAACTTTTATATCGTTGGCAGAGATCCTGCCGGTATACCACATCCAAATAAAGACGCTACACCTGATGGTAATCTATATGATAGTACTCATGGTGCTAGAGTACTTTCGATGGCTCCTGGTCTTCAAAACCTTGAGATTATACCTTTTCGAGTAGCTGCTTACGACGTGAAACAACGGAGTATGGCGTTCTATGATCCCGAAAGACAaagcgattttatttttatttcaggaACGAAAATGCGAA ATCTAGCCAAATCTGGCGAGAACCCACCAGAAGATTTTATGGCACCCAAAGCATGGAAAATTTTATCAGAATATTACCAGGGAATAAATAACAATTGA